The Helicobacter pylori genome includes a window with the following:
- the babA gene encoding Hop family adhesin BabA, whose product MKKHILSLALGSLLVSTLSAEDDGFYMSAGYQIGEAAQMVKNTKGIQQLSDNYENLSKLLTRYSTLNTLIKLSSDPSAINAARENLGASAKNLIGEKASPAYQAVLLAINAAVGFWNVLGYVTQCGGNANGQESSSSTTIFNNEPGYRSTSITCSLNGHTPGYYGPMSIENFKKLNEAYQILQTALKRGLPTLNQKNGKVDVTYTYTCSGNGNDNCSQQATGVSNQNGGTKTETQTIDGKQVNITISSKVVDSGASGNTSGVSYTEITNQLNGVPDNAQALLAQASTLINTINTACPYFHANNSSEANAPKFTTTTGKICGAFSEEISAIQKMITDAQELVNQTSVINSNEQTNQQVGGSNGKPFNPYTDASFAQGMLANAQAQAKMLNLSEQVGQTLNPDRLTGNFQHFVKDFLATCNNPSTAGTSGTQGSPPGTVTTQTFASGCAYVEQTITNLNNSIAHFGTQEQQIQQAENIADTLVNFKSRYSELGNTYNSITTALSKVPNAQSLQSVVSQKNNPYSPQGIETNYYLNQNSYNQIQTINQELGRNPFRKMGIVSSQTNNGAMNGIGIQVGYKQFFGQKRKWGARYYGFFDYNHAFIKSSFFNSASDVWTYGFGADALYNFINDKATNFLGKNNKLSVGLFGGIALAGTSWLNSEYVNLATVNNVYNAKMNVANFQFLFNMGVRMNLARPKKKDSDHVAQHGIELGVKIPTINTNYYSFMGAELKYRRLYSVYLNYVFAY is encoded by the coding sequence ATGAAAAAACACATCCTTTCATTAGCTTTAGGCTCGCTTTTAGTTTCCACTTTGAGCGCTGAAGACGACGGCTTTTACATGAGCGCAGGCTATCAAATCGGTGAAGCCGCTCAAATGGTGAAAAACACCAAAGGCATCCAACAGCTTTCAGACAATTATGAAAACTTGAGCAAGCTTTTAACCCGATACAGCACCCTAAACACCCTCATCAAATTATCCTCTGACCCGAGTGCGATTAATGCGGCACGTGAAAATCTGGGCGCGAGCGCGAAGAATTTGATCGGCGAAAAAGCCTCCCCCGCCTATCAAGCCGTGCTTTTAGCGATCAACGCGGCGGTGGGGTTTTGGAATGTCTTAGGCTATGTTACGCAATGCGGAGGTAATGCCAATGGTCAAGAAAGCAGCTCTTCAACAACCATCTTCAACAACGAGCCAGGGTATCGATCCACTTCCATCACTTGTTCTCTGAATGGTCATACTCCTGGATACTATGGCCCTATGAGTATTGAGAATTTTAAAAAGCTTAACGAAGCCTATCAAATCCTCCAAACGGCTTTGAAACGAGGCTTGCCAACGCTCAATCAAAAAAACGGGAAGGTCGATGTAACCTATACCTACACATGTTCAGGGAATGGGAATGATAACTGCTCGCAACAAGCCACAGGTGTAAGCAATCAAAACGGCGGAACCAAGACTGAAACCCAAACCATAGACGGCAAGCAAGTGAATATCACGATCAGTTCGAAAGTCGTTGATAGCGGAGCAAGTGGTAACACATCAGGTGTCTCCTACACCGAAATCACCAACCAATTAAACGGAGTGCCTGATAACGCTCAAGCCTTGTTAGCGCAAGCGAGCACGCTCATCAACACCATCAACACCGCATGCCCGTATTTCCATGCTAATAATAGCAGTGAGGCTAATGCCCCAAAATTCACTACTACTACTGGGAAAATATGCGGTGCTTTTTCAGAAGAAATCAGCGCGATCCAAAAGATGATCACGGACGCGCAAGAGCTTGTCAATCAAACGAGTGTGATTAACAGCAATGAACAAACAAATCAACAAGTGGGAGGCAGTAATGGCAAGCCTTTCAACCCCTACACAGACGCTAGCTTCGCGCAAGGCATGCTCGCTAACGCGCAAGCGCAAGCCAAAATGCTCAATTTGAGCGAACAAGTGGGGCAAACCCTTAACCCTGACAGGCTTACCGGGAATTTTCAACATTTTGTTAAAGACTTTTTAGCCACATGCAATAACCCCTCAACAGCTGGCACTAGTGGCACACAAGGTTCACCTCCTGGCACAGTGACCACTCAAACTTTCGCTTCCGGTTGCGCCTATGTGGAACAAACCATAACGAATTTAAACAACTCCATCGCTCATTTTGGCACTCAAGAACAGCAGATACAGCAAGCCGAAAACATCGCTGACACTCTAGTGAATTTCAAATCCCGATACAGCGAATTGGGCAACACTTATAACAGCATCACCACCGCGCTCTCCAAAGTCCCTAACGCGCAAAGCTTGCAAAGCGTGGTGAGCCAAAAGAACAACCCCTATAGCCCGCAAGGCATAGAAACCAATTATTACTTGAATCAAAATTCTTATAACCAAATCCAAACCATCAACCAAGAACTAGGGCGTAACCCTTTCAGGAAAATGGGCATCGTCAGCTCTCAAACCAACAACGGTGCCATGAATGGGATCGGTATTCAAGTGGGTTACAAGCAATTCTTTGGGCAAAAAAGAAAATGGGGCGCTAGGTATTACGGCTTTTTTGATTACAACCATGCATTTATTAAATCCAGCTTCTTCAACTCGGCTTCTGATGTATGGACTTATGGCTTTGGAGCGGACGCTCTTTATAACTTCATCAACGATAAAGCCACTAATTTCTTAGGCAAGAACAACAAGCTTTCCGTGGGGCTTTTTGGCGGGATTGCGTTAGCGGGCACTTCATGGCTTAATTCTGAATATGTGAATTTAGCCACCGTGAATAATGTCTATAACGCTAAAATGAATGTGGCGAATTTCCAATTCTTATTCAACATGGGAGTGAGAATGAATCTAGCCAGACCTAAGAAAAAAGACAGCGATCATGTGGCTCAGCATGGGATTGAGCTAGGCGTGAAAATCCCCACCATCAACACCAATTATTATTCCTTTATGGGGGCTGAACTCAAATACAGAAGGCTTTATAGCGTGTATTTGAATTATGTGTTCGCTTACTAA
- a CDS encoding YdcH family protein, translating into MFHEFRDEISVLKANNPHFDKIFEKHNQLDDDIKTAEQQNASDAEVSHMKKQKLKLKDEIHSMIIEYREKQKSEHA; encoded by the coding sequence ATGTTCCATGAATTTAGAGACGAAATCAGCGTGTTAAAAGCGAATAACCCGCATTTTGATAAGATTTTTGAGAAACACAACCAGCTTGATGACGACATCAAAACCGCTGAGCAACAAAACGCTAGCGACGCTGAAGTCAGCCACATGAAAAAACAAAAATTAAAATTAAAAGATGAAATCCACAGCATGATCATAGAGTATAGAGAAAAGCAAAAATCTGAGCACGCTTAA
- the alaS gene encoding alanine--tRNA ligase, which produces MDIRNEFLQFFQNKGHAVYPSMPLVPNDATLLFTNAGMVQFKDIFTGMVPRPSIPRAASSQLCMRAGGKHNDLENVGYTARHHTLFEMLGNFSFGDYFKEEAILFAWEFVTKNLGFKPKDLYISVHEKDDEAVKLWEKFVPFDRIKKMGDKDNFWQMGDSGPCGPCSEIYIDQGEKHFKGSEDYFGGEGDRFLEIWNLVFMQYERSNDGVLSPLPKPSIDTGMGLERVQALLEHKLNNFDSSLFAPLMAEISELTSLDYASEFQPSFRVVADHARAVAFLLAQVVHFNKEGRGYVLRRILRRALRHGYLMGLKEAFLYKVVGVVCEQFSSTHAYLKESKEMVMKECFEEEERFLETLESGMELFNLSLKHLNKNKIFDGKIAFKLYDTFGFPLDLTNDMLRSHGACVDMQGFELCMQEQVKRSKASWKGKQNNADFSAILNAYAPNEFVGYETTECPAKALGFFDSDFKEITDAKPSQEVWVLLEKTPFYAEGGGAIGDRGALFKNNEEAAIVSDTKNFFGLNFSLLEIKKALKKGDQVIAQVSDERLEIAKHHSATHLLQSALREVLGSHVSQAGSLVESKRLRFDFSHPKALNDEELEKVEDLVNAQIFKHLNSQVEHMPLNQAKDKGALALFSEKYAENVRVVSFKEASIELCGGIHVENTGLIGGFRILKESGVSSGVRRIEAVCGKAFYQLAKEESKELKNAKIALKNNDVIAGINKLKESVKNSQKAPVSMDLPIEKIHGVSLVVGVVEQGDIKEMIDRLKGKHERLLAMVFKKENERITLACGVKNAPIKANAWANEVAQILGGKGGGRDDFASAGGKDTEKLQAALNLAKNTALKALEG; this is translated from the coding sequence ATGGACATTCGCAACGAATTTTTACAATTTTTTCAAAATAAAGGGCATGCCGTTTATCCCAGCATGCCTTTAGTGCCTAATGACGCTACCTTGCTTTTTACCAATGCCGGCATGGTGCAATTTAAAGATATTTTTACCGGGATGGTGCCGCGCCCTAGCATTCCTAGAGCGGCAAGTTCGCAATTGTGCATGCGAGCGGGTGGCAAGCATAACGATTTAGAAAATGTCGGTTACACCGCAAGGCACCACACGCTTTTTGAAATGCTAGGGAATTTCTCTTTTGGGGATTATTTCAAAGAAGAAGCGATCTTGTTTGCGTGGGAATTTGTAACCAAAAATTTAGGGTTTAAGCCTAAAGATTTATACATCAGCGTGCATGAAAAAGACGATGAAGCCGTTAAGCTGTGGGAAAAGTTTGTGCCTTTTGACAGGATTAAAAAAATGGGCGATAAAGATAATTTCTGGCAAATGGGCGATAGCGGGCCTTGCGGGCCTTGCAGTGAAATCTATATTGATCAAGGCGAAAAACACTTTAAGGGGAGCGAGGATTATTTTGGGGGCGAGGGCGATAGGTTTTTAGAAATTTGGAATCTGGTGTTCATGCAATACGAACGCTCTAATGATGGCGTTTTATCCCCCTTGCCAAAGCCTAGCATTGATACAGGCATGGGATTAGAAAGGGTGCAAGCACTATTAGAGCATAAGCTCAATAATTTTGATTCTTCATTATTTGCACCCTTAATGGCAGAAATCAGCGAGCTTACAAGCCTAGATTATGCGAGCGAGTTCCAACCAAGCTTTAGGGTAGTGGCCGATCACGCAAGGGCGGTGGCGTTCTTGCTCGCTCAAGTGGTGCATTTCAATAAAGAAGGCCGTGGCTATGTTTTAAGGCGCATTTTAAGGCGGGCCTTAAGGCATGGGTATTTAATGGGCTTAAAAGAAGCATTTTTATACAAAGTCGTGGGCGTGGTGTGCGAGCAATTTTCTAGCACGCATGCGTATTTGAAAGAGTCTAAAGAAATGGTGATGAAAGAATGCTTTGAAGAAGAAGAGCGCTTTTTAGAGACTTTGGAATCTGGCATGGAATTGTTTAACTTGTCTTTAAAGCATTTGAATAAAAATAAAATCTTTGATGGCAAGATCGCTTTCAAGCTTTATGACACTTTTGGTTTTCCTTTGGATTTAACAAACGACATGCTAAGAAGTCATGGGGCGTGCGTGGATATGCAAGGCTTTGAATTGTGCATGCAAGAGCAAGTGAAACGCTCTAAAGCTTCATGGAAAGGCAAGCAAAATAATGCTGATTTTAGCGCTATTTTAAACGCTTATGCGCCTAATGAATTTGTGGGGTATGAAACGACAGAATGTCCTGCTAAAGCCTTAGGGTTTTTTGATAGCGATTTTAAAGAAATAACCGATGCAAAGCCTAGCCAAGAAGTCTGGGTGTTGTTAGAAAAAACCCCTTTTTATGCAGAAGGTGGGGGGGCTATAGGCGATAGGGGCGCGCTTTTTAAAAACAATGAAGAAGCGGCTATAGTGTCAGACACAAAAAACTTTTTTGGGCTTAATTTTTCGCTTCTTGAAATCAAAAAAGCGCTAAAAAAAGGCGATCAAGTGATCGCGCAAGTGAGCGATGAGCGCTTAGAAATCGCCAAACACCATAGCGCGACGCATTTATTGCAAAGCGCTTTAAGAGAAGTTTTAGGCTCGCATGTGAGTCAAGCGGGGAGTTTAGTGGAATCCAAACGATTGCGCTTTGATTTCTCGCACCCTAAAGCGCTCAATGATGAAGAGTTAGAAAAAGTAGAAGATTTGGTTAATGCTCAAATTTTCAAGCACCTAAATAGCCAGGTGGAGCATATGCCCTTAAATCAAGCCAAAGATAAGGGAGCGTTAGCGTTATTCAGTGAAAAATACGCTGAAAATGTGCGCGTGGTGAGTTTTAAAGAAGCGTCCATTGAATTGTGTGGGGGCATTCATGTGGAAAATACCGGGCTTATTGGGGGGTTTAGGATTCTTAAAGAAAGCGGGGTGAGTAGTGGGGTCAGACGCATTGAAGCGGTGTGCGGGAAGGCCTTTTACCAACTGGCTAAAGAAGAAAGTAAAGAGCTTAAAAACGCTAAGATCGCATTAAAAAATAACGATGTGATAGCCGGCATCAACAAGCTTAAAGAGAGCGTGAAAAACAGCCAAAAAGCCCCCGTTTCTATGGATTTGCCGATTGAAAAAATCCATGGCGTGAGTTTGGTGGTGGGCGTAGTGGAACAAGGCGACATTAAAGAAATGATTGACCGATTGAAAGGTAAGCATGAAAGATTGCTCGCTATGGTGTTTAAAAAAGAAAATGAGCGCATAACTCTCGCATGCGGGGTGAAAAACGCCCCCATAAAAGCGAACGCATGGGCTAATGAAGTGGCACAAATTTTAGGGGGCAAAGGGGGCGGGAGAGATGATTTTGCGAGCGCTGGAGGCAAGGATACAGAAAAATTGCAAGCCGCGCTCAATTTAGCGAAAAATACCGCTCTTAAAGCTTTAGAGGGATAG
- the maf gene encoding septum formation inhibitor Maf, which produces MELVLGSQSSARANLLKEHGIKFEQKALDFDEESLKTTDPREFVYLACKGKLEKAKELLANNCVIVVADSVVSVNCQMQRKAQNKREALEFLKLQNGNEIEVLTCSALISPKLEWLDLSVFRARLKAFDPNEIEKYLESGLWQESAGCVRLEDFHRPYIKSSSENLSVGLGLNVEGLLGALKLGAKLSSL; this is translated from the coding sequence ATGGAGTTGGTTTTAGGCTCTCAATCCAGCGCTAGGGCGAATCTTTTAAAAGAGCATGGGATTAAGTTTGAACAAAAAGCGCTAGATTTTGATGAAGAAAGCCTAAAAACCACAGACCCTAGGGAGTTTGTCTATTTGGCGTGCAAGGGGAAATTAGAAAAAGCTAAAGAATTACTTGCAAACAATTGCGTTATCGTGGTTGCTGATAGCGTGGTGAGCGTAAATTGTCAAATGCAACGAAAAGCTCAAAACAAGCGAGAAGCCCTTGAATTTTTAAAACTCCAAAATGGCAATGAAATAGAGGTTTTAACCTGCTCGGCATTGATTTCTCCTAAATTAGAATGGCTGGATCTATCGGTTTTTAGAGCGCGTTTAAAAGCGTTTGATCCTAACGAAATAGAAAAATATTTAGAGAGCGGTTTGTGGCAAGAAAGCGCGGGCTGTGTGCGGTTAGAAGACTTTCATAGGCCCTATATTAAAAGCTCAAGCGAGAATTTGAGTGTGGGTTTGGGGCTGAATGTGGAAGGCTTGTTAGGGGCGCTAAAATTAGGGGCTAAACTTTCATCATTATAA
- a CDS encoding formamidase produces the protein MGSIGSMGKPIEGFLVAAIQFPVPIVNSRKDIDHNIESIIRTLHATKAGYPGVELIIFPEYSTQGLNTAKWLSEEFLLDVPGKETEAYAKACKEAKVYGVFSIMERNPDSNKNPYNTAIIIDPQGEIILKYRKLFPWNPIEPWYPGDLGMPVCEGPGGSKLAVCICHDGMIPELAREAAYKGCNVYIRISGYSTQVNDQWILTNRSNAWHNLMYTVSVNLAGYDNVFYYFGEGQICNFDGTTLVQGHRNPWEIVTGEIYPKMADNARLSWGLENNIYNLGHRGYVAKPGGEHDAGLTYIKDLAAGKYKLPWEDHMKIKDGSVYGYPTTGGRFGK, from the coding sequence ATGGGAAGTATCGGTAGTATGGGCAAACCTATTGAAGGGTTCTTAGTGGCAGCCATTCAGTTTCCTGTGCCAATTGTCAATAGCCGTAAGGATATTGATCACAATATTGAAAGCATTATTAGAACCTTGCATGCGACTAAAGCGGGGTATCCGGGAGTGGAACTTATCATTTTCCCTGAGTATAGCACGCAAGGTTTGAATACCGCTAAGTGGCTTAGCGAAGAGTTTTTATTAGATGTCCCAGGTAAAGAGACAGAAGCTTACGCTAAAGCGTGTAAAGAAGCGAAAGTTTATGGCGTTTTTTCAATCATGGAACGCAATCCTGATTCTAACAAAAACCCCTACAACACCGCCATCATCATTGATCCGCAAGGTGAAATCATTTTAAAATACCGCAAGCTATTCCCATGGAATCCCATTGAACCATGGTATCCTGGGGATTTAGGAATGCCTGTGTGCGAGGGTCCGGGCGGATCAAAATTAGCCGTGTGCATTTGCCATGACGGCATGATTCCAGAGCTCGCTAGAGAAGCAGCCTATAAAGGGTGCAATGTGTATATCCGTATTTCAGGCTATAGCACTCAAGTCAATGATCAATGGATTTTGACTAACCGCTCCAACGCGTGGCACAATTTGATGTATACCGTGAGCGTGAATTTAGCCGGCTATGATAATGTCTTTTACTACTTTGGTGAGGGGCAAATCTGTAACTTTGATGGCACGACTCTTGTTCAAGGGCACCGCAACCCTTGGGAGATTGTAACCGGGGAAATCTATCCTAAAATGGCAGACAACGCTCGCTTGAGCTGGGGCTTAGAAAACAACATTTACAACCTAGGCCATAGAGGGTATGTGGCTAAACCGGGCGGAGAACATGACGCAGGCTTAACCTACATCAAAGACTTAGCCGCTGGTAAATACAAATTACCTTGGGAAGATCACATGAAAATCAAAGACGGCTCTGTTTATGGCTACCCTACCACCGGTGGGCGTTTTGGGAAATAA